In Pyrus communis chromosome 8, drPyrComm1.1, whole genome shotgun sequence, one genomic interval encodes:
- the LOC137741702 gene encoding aquaporin TIP1-2-like, whose amino-acid sequence MAINRIALGSAAEFGQAHALKAALAEFISVLIFVFAGEGSGMAFNKLTDSASTTPAGLVAAALAHAFALFVAVSIAANISGGHVNPAVTFGAFIGGHITFVRTILYWIAQLIGAVIACLLLKFATGGLETSAFSLSSGVGVWNAVVLEIVITFGLVYTVYATAVDPKKGNIGTIAPIAIGFIVGANILVAGAFDGASMNPAVSFGPAVVSWTWDNHWVYWLGPFIGAAIAAVVYELIFIAPDTHEQLPTTDY is encoded by the exons ATGGCGATCAACAGAATTGCACTGGGTAGCGCAGCTGAGTTTGGTCAGGCTCATGCTCTGAAAGCAGCTCTTGCTGAGTTCATCTCAGTCCTCATCTTTGTTTTTGCTGGTGAAGGCTCTGGCATGGCCTTCA ACAAGCTCACTGACAGTGCATCAACCACACCGGCCGGCCTTGTAGCTGCTGCCCTAGCGCACGCCTTCGCCCTTTTTGTCGCTGTTTCAATCGCCGCAAACATCTCCGGCGGGCATGTTAACCCTGCCGTCACATTCGGTGCCTTCATTGGTGGCCACATCACTTTCGTCAGGACTATCTTGTACTGGATCGCCCAGTTGATTGGAGCCGTCATTGCTTGCTTGCTCCTCAAGTTTGCTACCGGTGGATTG GAAACATCTGCTTTCTCCCTATCGTCTGGCGTCGGAGTATGGAACGCTGTGGTCCTCGAAATTGTGATCACCTTCGGCTTGGTTTACACCGTGTACGCAACCGCCGTAGACCCCAAGAAGGGCAACATCGGCACCATTGCACCCATTGCCATTGGTTTCATCGTTGGTGCCAACATCTTGGTTGCCGGTGCCTTTGACGGTGCATCCATGAACCCCGCAGTTTCCTTCGGCCCAGCTGTCGTCAGCTGGACATGGGACAACCACTGGGTCTACTGGCTCGGACCATTCATCGGGGCTGCCATTGCAGCCGTAGTCTACGAGCTCATCTTCATCGCCCCAGACACCCACGAGCAGCTCCCCACCACAGACTACTAA
- the LOC137743839 gene encoding uncharacterized protein translates to MVQFLEVTHGATGLVPSGVVLPLMQWAGRADFLYVVRQTHEVQESPSVFITFVAWSLTEVIRYPHYAFNCTGSCPSWITYLCRFYSFSL, encoded by the exons ATGGTACAGTTCTTGGAAGTTACACACGGAGCAACTG GTCTGGTGCCGAGTGGAGTGGTGTTGCCTCTGATGCAATGGGCAGGAAGGGCCGATTTTTTGTATGTTGTGCGCCAAACCCATGAg GTCCAAGAGTCACCATCAGTCTTCATAACTTTTGTTGCTTGGAGCTTAACTGAG GTTATTAGGTATCCACATTATGCTTTTAATTGCACGGGTAGCTGTCCATCTTGGATTACCTATCTCTGCAGGTTCTACTCTTTCTCATTGTGA
- the LOC137743924 gene encoding transcription factor MYB59-like encodes MKMVQDQEQIRRGPWTEQEDFQLVCFVGLFGDRRWDFIAKVSGLNRTGKSCRLRWVNYLHPDLKRGKMTPQEERLVLELHSKWGNRWSRIARKLPGRTDNEIKNYWRTHMRKKAQEKKRAMSPSSSSSNCSSSSNITITEGGESFYDTGGRKTKASSGGKKTGGGDEVKEDEKREQREYSLDDIWKDINLPEVSSIVPVYDGNLSSCPLMASPTPWEYCSDSLWKMDLEEESKIMFLPTPSGDHQFLSCYEYGKASLTG; translated from the exons ATGAAAATGGTGCAAGATCAAGAACAGATCAGAAGGGGGCCATGGACTGAGCAAGAGGACTTCCAGTTGGTGTGCTTTGTGGGCCTGTTTGGAGACAGGCGATGGGATTTCATAGCCAAAGTTTCAG GTTTGAACAGAACAGGTAAGAGTTGCAGGTTAAGATGGGTTAACTACTTGCACCCTGACCTCAAAAGAGGAAAGATGACTCCTCAAGAAGAGCGCCTAGTTCTTGAGCTTCATTCCAAATGGGGAAATAG ATGGTCCAGAATTGCTAGAAAATTACCTGGGAGGACAGACAATGAGATCAAGAACTACTGGAGGACTCATATGAGGAAGAAGGCACAAGAGAAAAAGAGGGCCATGTCTccctcatcatcttcttccaatTGTTCCTCCTCATCAAACATCACCATAACTGAAGGAGGAGAAAGCTTTTATGACACCGGGGGAAGGAAAACCAAGGCTTCATCAGGAGGAAAGAAAACTGGAGGAGGAGACGAAGTGAAAGAAGACGAGAAAAGGGAGCAAAGGGAGTACTCACTCGATGATATATGGAAGGACATCAATCTGCCAGAAGTGAGCAGTATTGTACCAGTTTATGATGGCAACCTTTCTTCTTGTCCTCTAATGGCTTCTCCGACGCCATGGGAATACTGTTCCGACTCGCTTTGGAAAATGGATTTAGAAGAAGAGAGTAAGATTATGTTTCTTCCTACACCAAGTGGTGATCACCAATTTCTGTCATGCTATGAATATGGAAAAGCATCTCTAACTGGCTAA